A window of the Virgibacillus pantothenticus genome harbors these coding sequences:
- a CDS encoding YhcN/YlaJ family sporulation lipoprotein, protein MKIKLFSFIAVLGLVLAGCMNADDNNNGNENADDNVEQTRYNNNTGEGMTGDRDYDMTRPAERDQENNNNANRYEVSKESAERITEEIDEIDTAYVLTMDNNAYVAAGLDTNDTNVENKNTGNNTANNTNNVDKGNELTDDVKSRVKQIVQSVDADIDNVYVSTNPDFLNLTQNYANDVENGEPVEGFFEQFGNMVERIFPQNR, encoded by the coding sequence ATGAAAATCAAATTATTTTCCTTCATTGCTGTTCTTGGGTTGGTATTAGCTGGATGCATGAATGCCGATGACAATAATAATGGAAATGAAAATGCTGACGATAATGTGGAACAAACGAGATATAATAATAACACTGGAGAAGGAATGACAGGCGACCGTGATTACGATATGACAAGACCTGCGGAACGGGACCAAGAAAATAACAATAATGCCAATCGTTATGAGGTTTCTAAAGAATCGGCCGAAAGAATTACGGAAGAAATTGACGAGATTGATACCGCATATGTATTAACAATGGATAACAATGCATATGTTGCTGCTGGATTAGATACGAATGATACCAATGTAGAAAACAAAAACACTGGAAACAATACAGCGAATAACACGAACAATGTTGATAAGGGAAATGAACTGACAGATGATGTGAAATCACGAGTAAAACAAATTGTACAATCTGTTGACGCAGATATTGACAACGTTTATGTCTCTACAAACCCTGACTTTCTAAACTTAACACAAAATTACGCAAATGATGTGGAAAATGGTGAACCTGTTGAAGGTTTTTTTGAACAGTTTGGAAATATGGTAGAACGAATTTTTCCACAAAATCGTTAA
- a CDS encoding YjcZ family sporulation protein: MSKEGYNYGGGFALLVVLFILLIIIGTAYTGYGY; the protein is encoded by the coding sequence ATGAGTAAAGAAGGCTACAACTATGGTGGAGGTTTCGCCTTATTGGTTGTACTATTTATTTTATTGATTATTATTGGTACTGCTTATACAGGATATGGGTATTAG
- a CDS encoding dipeptidase, producing the protein MSEQVLRYLQTNRDNLLEKLANFLKIPSVSTDSNHQQDIEKAANFIVTYLHEIGFDLAEKQPTNNYPLVYAEYNGAGPEAPTVLFYGHYDVQPADPLELWKSDPFQPEVRDGRLYARGASDDKGQVFMHLAVFEAFLKTEGKLPLNVKVCIEGEEEIGSESLYEILHAKKEQFAADFAVISDSGMVAKNQPTILYGLKGFTGLEITVTGPDHDLHSGMYGGAIRNPIMALSHILASMKDKEEVVTVEGFYDGVEPLTDDERAMMANAPSEDFAKAAGVDQTVSEKGYTAVEHTMGRPTFEVNGIFGGYQGEGTKTIIPSTATAKITCRLVPGQDPENVQQLLEDHIMKTAPAGVKVHVEKEKLSAKAYKVEPDHPLIKKAAEAYSKAFQAETVYVRMGGSIPVVEWIQALYGMPIVLLGFGTPEDRLHSPNESFPLDSFDKGMETIVYYWQAVGNQE; encoded by the coding sequence ATGAGTGAACAAGTGTTGCGTTATTTACAAACAAATCGAGATAACTTACTTGAAAAGCTTGCTAACTTTTTGAAAATTCCGAGCGTAAGCACCGATAGTAATCATCAACAAGATATTGAAAAAGCAGCAAATTTTATTGTTACATATTTACATGAAATAGGCTTTGATTTAGCTGAGAAACAGCCAACGAATAATTATCCTCTTGTATATGCAGAATACAATGGTGCTGGTCCAGAAGCACCAACTGTTTTATTTTATGGTCATTATGATGTACAACCAGCAGACCCACTTGAACTTTGGAAAAGCGATCCATTTCAACCGGAAGTCAGAGATGGCAGATTGTATGCACGAGGTGCAAGTGATGATAAAGGCCAAGTATTTATGCATCTTGCCGTATTTGAAGCATTTTTAAAAACAGAAGGAAAATTGCCATTAAACGTGAAAGTGTGTATTGAAGGGGAAGAAGAGATTGGCAGTGAGAGTTTGTATGAAATATTGCATGCAAAAAAGGAACAATTCGCAGCAGATTTTGCTGTAATTTCTGATTCGGGGATGGTTGCTAAAAATCAGCCAACCATTTTGTATGGCTTAAAAGGCTTTACCGGTTTAGAAATAACAGTAACTGGTCCTGATCATGATTTACACTCTGGCATGTATGGCGGGGCAATTCGCAATCCAATTATGGCATTAAGCCATATTTTAGCTTCCATGAAGGATAAGGAAGAAGTCGTTACAGTAGAAGGGTTTTATGATGGTGTAGAACCTTTAACAGACGATGAACGAGCAATGATGGCTAATGCACCTAGTGAAGATTTTGCTAAAGCAGCTGGTGTAGATCAAACCGTTTCTGAGAAAGGCTATACTGCAGTTGAACATACGATGGGGCGGCCAACCTTTGAAGTAAATGGAATATTTGGTGGATACCAGGGAGAAGGTACAAAAACCATTATTCCTTCTACAGCTACGGCTAAGATTACTTGTCGGTTAGTGCCTGGACAAGATCCTGAAAACGTGCAGCAATTATTAGAGGATCACATCATGAAAACTGCACCAGCTGGTGTCAAGGTTCATGTAGAAAAAGAGAAATTATCTGCTAAAGCATATAAAGTAGAGCCTGACCATCCATTAATAAAAAAGGCAGCAGAAGCTTATTCAAAAGCTTTCCAAGCCGAAACAGTATATGTACGGATGGGAGGATCTATCCCAGTAGTGGAATGGATTCAAGCGTTGTATGGTATGCCAATTGTCTTATTAGGCTTTGGAACCCCAGAGGATCGTTTGCATTCCCCTAATGAAAGCTTTCCATTAGACAGTTTCGATAAAGGTATGGAGACGATAGTCTATTATTGGCAAGCGGTTGGTAATCAGGAATAA
- a CDS encoding SDR family NAD(P)-dependent oxidoreductase yields MRYAIVTGASKGLGKEVAKLLLSHGIHVIGISRSTTLDLNANAAANEVTYQGIAYDLGNVEKLEELMETIVTDLINDDVSGLYLVNNAAVIEPIDQGVNISPASLAYHFQVNAVAPMALTNLCLQYANKKGIPMVGLTVTSGAAEKPMFGWTAYCSSKASINMYIKTIAKEQDDANHKIIAFSPGIMDTEMQEKIRSSEKSAFQAVDTFKAYQENNQLQQTEEIARIAVRIMLQDDAENGKIYYARDYL; encoded by the coding sequence ATGCGTTATGCAATTGTCACAGGTGCTTCAAAGGGGTTAGGAAAAGAAGTAGCTAAGCTGTTATTAAGCCATGGCATTCATGTGATCGGTATTTCAAGAAGTACTACACTTGATTTGAACGCAAATGCCGCTGCAAATGAAGTTACTTACCAAGGCATTGCTTATGATCTAGGAAACGTAGAGAAACTAGAGGAGCTCATGGAAACGATTGTTACGGATTTGATAAATGACGATGTAAGTGGACTCTATCTCGTAAATAATGCAGCAGTTATTGAACCAATTGACCAAGGAGTCAACATTTCCCCCGCTTCATTAGCTTACCATTTTCAAGTAAATGCAGTAGCACCGATGGCATTAACTAATTTATGCTTACAGTATGCCAATAAAAAAGGAATTCCTATGGTTGGTTTAACGGTTACATCTGGTGCCGCAGAAAAACCAATGTTTGGTTGGACAGCTTATTGCAGTTCAAAAGCAAGTATTAATATGTATATAAAAACGATTGCGAAAGAGCAAGACGATGCAAATCATAAAATTATTGCCTTTAGTCCGGGCATTATGGATACCGAGATGCAAGAGAAAATCCGTTCAAGTGAAAAATCTGCGTTTCAGGCAGTGGATACGTTTAAAGCATATCAAGAGAATAACCAATTGCAACAAACGGAAGAAATTGCCCGCATTGCAGTGAGAATTATGCTGCAAGATGATGCAGAAAATGGAAAAATATATTATGCAAGAGATTATCTGTAA
- a CDS encoding ABC transporter ATP-binding protein, with the protein MSTEKRLVAYAFPFKKQILIGLLCLIIAVALELAGPLIAKKVIDEHVLGIEGTWDHVTERDDRYTVTYQNKYYKRSDRIGGNDDVIGETITILAVGSSYYMINDKVPLKGEREIQDGLLTVKTVQEQWQFTADKLSISEIYPFFKPEQMPILYLLGLYVGLLIIAGFFQFYQTFLLQKASNQIVKKMRNDLFAHTQRIPINYFVDQPAGKIVARITNDTEAIRDLYERVLSIIVTSVIYMAGIFIALFILDAQLALWCLLLIPLIWGWMKLYKHFGTKYNQVIRSTISEINGNINEAIQGMPIIQAFQREKKTKQDFETLNHRHFIYQRKLVKLSALTSYNLVTVFRNIAFVGFIWYFGSASLEPTSAISIGLLYAFTDYLTRLFEPVTDIVNQLPLIEQARVAGSRVFTLLDHKGEDVVDEKIARYRGHIQFDRVSFAYNEGDDVLRNLSFEIKPGETAAFVGHTGSGKSSIMNVLFRFYDPQQGTITIDGYSTREWSRQQTRSHMGIVLQDPFLFSGTILSNVTMNDPNISIDKAKQALKAVGADSFIEKLPNQYNEEVGEGGTTFSLGERQLISFARALAFDPAILILDEATANIDTETETIIQKALEVLKIGRTTLVIAHRLSTIQQADTIFVLDHGTIKEMGNHNTLMQAKGSYYQMYQMQQSNKSAV; encoded by the coding sequence ATGTCTACAGAAAAACGACTGGTTGCATACGCCTTTCCATTTAAAAAGCAAATTTTGATTGGTTTATTATGCTTAATCATCGCCGTAGCACTTGAGCTTGCAGGTCCGCTTATTGCCAAAAAGGTGATTGATGAACATGTTTTAGGCATAGAGGGGACTTGGGATCATGTTACAGAACGGGATGACCGTTATACCGTGACGTATCAAAATAAATATTATAAGCGCTCTGATCGGATCGGGGGCAATGACGATGTTATCGGTGAAACAATCACGATTTTAGCAGTAGGTTCAAGCTATTATATGATAAATGACAAAGTACCACTTAAAGGGGAAAGAGAGATTCAAGACGGGTTGCTTACTGTAAAAACTGTTCAAGAACAATGGCAATTTACCGCTGATAAACTGTCAATATCAGAAATTTATCCGTTCTTTAAACCGGAGCAAATGCCTATTCTTTATTTGCTAGGGTTATATGTAGGATTACTAATTATTGCTGGTTTCTTTCAGTTTTATCAGACATTTTTGTTGCAAAAAGCGTCCAATCAAATTGTCAAAAAAATGCGTAATGATTTATTTGCTCATACACAGCGTATTCCGATTAATTATTTCGTAGATCAGCCTGCTGGTAAAATTGTTGCTAGAATTACCAATGATACAGAAGCAATTCGTGATTTATACGAACGAGTGCTATCCATTATTGTTACGAGTGTTATTTATATGGCTGGTATATTTATTGCCTTATTCATATTGGATGCACAGCTTGCATTATGGTGTTTGTTATTAATTCCGCTCATTTGGGGTTGGATGAAATTGTATAAGCACTTTGGTACAAAGTACAATCAAGTTATTCGCTCAACAATAAGTGAGATTAACGGTAATATTAACGAAGCAATACAAGGAATGCCTATTATCCAAGCATTTCAAAGAGAAAAAAAGACGAAACAAGACTTTGAAACGTTGAACCATCGCCATTTTATTTATCAACGAAAGCTAGTAAAATTAAGTGCTTTAACGTCTTATAACTTGGTAACTGTATTTCGAAATATCGCGTTTGTTGGCTTCATCTGGTATTTCGGTTCAGCCTCATTGGAACCGACAAGTGCTATATCGATTGGATTGCTATACGCATTTACCGACTATTTAACCCGGTTATTTGAACCTGTAACAGATATTGTTAACCAACTACCTTTAATTGAGCAAGCACGTGTGGCAGGAAGCCGTGTATTTACCTTATTGGACCACAAAGGGGAAGATGTAGTCGACGAAAAAATAGCACGTTATCGAGGACATATTCAATTTGATCGTGTATCGTTTGCTTATAATGAGGGAGATGATGTGCTGCGAAATTTATCCTTTGAAATAAAACCAGGAGAAACGGCGGCATTTGTAGGTCATACAGGTTCCGGAAAAAGTTCCATTATGAATGTGTTATTCCGTTTTTACGATCCGCAACAAGGAACAATAACAATTGATGGCTATTCCACCAGGGAGTGGTCTCGGCAGCAAACTCGGAGTCATATGGGGATTGTGCTACAAGATCCATTTTTATTTTCAGGAACCATTTTATCCAATGTAACGATGAACGATCCTAACATTTCTATTGACAAAGCAAAACAAGCGTTAAAAGCTGTCGGAGCTGATTCGTTCATTGAGAAATTACCAAATCAGTATAATGAAGAGGTTGGTGAAGGCGGAACAACTTTCTCTTTAGGCGAGCGTCAGTTGATTTCTTTTGCACGAGCGCTTGCTTTTGACCCAGCTATTCTGATTTTAGATGAAGCGACTGCAAATATTGACACAGAGACAGAAACGATTATTCAAAAAGCATTAGAGGTTCTAAAAATAGGTCGGACAACATTAGTTATTGCACACAGATTGTCAACAATTCAGCAAGCGGATACCATTTTTGTACTGGACCATGGTACGATAAAAGAGATGGGAAATCATAACACTCTCATGCAAGCAAAAGGAAGTTATTATCAAATGTATCAAATGCAACAAAGTAATAAGTCTGCTGTGTAG
- the sigI gene encoding RNA polymerase sigma-I factor has product MLRHLENDLPLEDLIALAQEGDQSVQNYLLKTYQPFIAKCVSEVCKRYIDTTKDDEFSIGLSAFNEAIISYNRERGSSFLAFAKLVIKRKVIDYIRYTQKSPAAISLDETYDIELMENPTEIIAAKQQYQLAQDSWYRKQEILDFKEKLKEYKLSLAELTEVAPKHRDARETAIRTAITLYEDEQLRGYVLAKRKLPIKQLVKKVEISKKTIERNRKYILAIFIVLKEDYLYLKDYLKVVRQ; this is encoded by the coding sequence ATGTTAAGGCATTTGGAAAACGACCTGCCCCTTGAAGACTTGATTGCATTAGCTCAAGAAGGTGATCAATCCGTTCAGAATTATTTACTTAAAACATATCAGCCTTTTATTGCTAAGTGTGTGTCGGAAGTCTGTAAGCGATACATAGACACAACAAAAGACGATGAATTTAGCATTGGACTTTCGGCGTTTAATGAGGCCATTATTTCGTATAATCGAGAAAGGGGGAGTTCTTTTTTAGCTTTCGCTAAACTAGTTATCAAAAGAAAAGTGATTGATTATATTAGGTATACACAAAAAAGTCCTGCAGCAATATCATTGGATGAAACGTATGACATTGAATTGATGGAAAACCCAACAGAAATTATTGCTGCAAAGCAACAGTATCAGTTGGCGCAGGATTCATGGTACCGAAAGCAAGAGATTCTTGATTTTAAAGAGAAATTAAAAGAATATAAACTGAGTTTAGCTGAATTGACGGAAGTTGCGCCGAAACATCGAGATGCACGCGAAACAGCAATTCGCACGGCTATAACGTTGTATGAAGATGAGCAATTAAGGGGTTATGTTTTAGCTAAACGTAAGCTGCCAATTAAGCAACTTGTTAAAAAAGTGGAGATCAGTAAAAAGACGATAGAGAGAAACAGAAAATATATTTTAGCTATTTTTATTGTGCTTAAAGAGGATTATTTGTATCTAAAGGATTATTTAAAGGTGGTGAGGCAGTGA
- a CDS encoding YhdB family protein, with translation MDIPDYDKALYYTLWGCWDDLLVLMVRTNDDILSKKIQLFLHAFHYSPDERKIMESHDNLLYYLDHAMKYEPSTIMKL, from the coding sequence ATGGATATACCTGACTATGATAAAGCACTTTACTATACGCTTTGGGGATGCTGGGATGACTTGCTCGTACTCATGGTTCGAACAAACGATGATATCCTATCCAAGAAAATACAGTTGTTCTTGCATGCTTTTCATTATTCACCAGATGAGCGAAAAATCATGGAATCGCATGATAATCTGCTTTACTATTTAGATCATGCCATGAAGTATGAACCTTCGACCATCATGAAGCTATAA
- the map gene encoding type I methionyl aminopeptidase, producing MITRKSKREIEKMQAAADVLVKCHKEIARMIKPGITTMEIDSFTEKFLEKHGAIPEQKGYNGYPYAICASINDEICHGFPRHEKLKDGDIVTIDMVVNLDGGLADSAWTYAVGNVDEKGLRLMEVTKTSLYKGIEQARAGNRIGDIGHAIQQYAEGEGFSVVRDFTGHGIGPTLHEDPHIPHFGLPNKGLRLKEGMVITIEPMINEGSWHSQMDSNNWTARTIDQGRSAQYEHTIVITKDKPIILTDQDKEKE from the coding sequence ATGATAACCAGAAAAAGTAAACGGGAAATAGAAAAAATGCAGGCAGCTGCTGATGTTTTAGTAAAGTGTCACAAAGAAATTGCAAGAATGATTAAGCCTGGTATTACGACGATGGAGATCGATTCATTTACAGAAAAATTTTTAGAAAAGCACGGCGCAATCCCAGAGCAAAAAGGCTATAATGGCTATCCTTATGCAATTTGTGCTTCTATTAATGATGAAATCTGTCACGGATTTCCACGTCATGAAAAGCTAAAAGATGGTGATATTGTAACGATTGATATGGTCGTAAATTTAGATGGAGGGCTTGCAGACTCTGCGTGGACGTATGCAGTTGGGAATGTAGATGAAAAAGGGCTACGTTTAATGGAAGTAACAAAAACGTCCTTGTATAAAGGAATAGAGCAAGCACGTGCAGGAAATCGAATTGGTGATATTGGCCATGCCATTCAGCAATATGCTGAAGGAGAAGGGTTTTCAGTTGTGCGCGATTTTACTGGTCATGGTATCGGACCAACGCTTCATGAAGACCCGCACATCCCTCATTTTGGTTTGCCTAATAAAGGGTTGCGATTAAAAGAAGGCATGGTAATTACGATTGAACCAATGATTAATGAAGGTAGCTGGCATAGTCAAATGGACAGTAATAATTGGACTGCAAGAACCATTGATCAAGGGCGCTCCGCACAATATGAGCATACCATAGTAATCACAAAAGATAAGCCAATTATACTTACGGATCAAGATAAGGAAAAGGAATAG
- a CDS encoding ABC transporter ATP-binding protein, with protein MFRVFNKLNWFFTYYWKRYVLAIVSLIVASAIGLIPPKIAGYTIDHIQFETLTAQLLTAIIVGYALLIIIHYSISFLWDYTLFSGAVILEKWMRSKLMQHFLEMTPTFFSKYRTGDLMARSTNDLKAISLTAGFGVLTLVDSSIFMLMIIAMMGFTISWQLTFAALIPLPIMAIVMNKYGAAIHERFSKAQAAFGEMNNEVLESIKGVRVIRAFVQEKQDAKRFLQRTTDVYDKNIAVAKIDALFEPTMKILVGLSYTIGLGYGAFLVFENVLTLGDLVTFNVYLGMLIWPMFAVGELINVLQRGNASLDRVNHILNYEADVTDRNVSAHVKAIESVTFNNVSFSYPNTDKNQLHQVSFQLKQGETLGVVGKTGAGKTTLFKLLLRQYPGVKGEMNISGVNINNLSLDRIRSWIGYVPQDQMMFSKTIRENIQFGKEDATDEEIFRVMELAHFLDDMKQLPYGLDTQVGESGVTLSGGQKQRVALARAFIKNPELLILDDSLSAVDGKTEAKILEHLRKERQAKTTIIAAHRLSAVTHADHIIVLSDGEIAERGTHDQLMQQQGWYYNQYVQQQLQDMEVTP; from the coding sequence ATGTTTCGAGTTTTTAATAAATTGAATTGGTTTTTTACGTATTATTGGAAACGCTATGTTTTAGCTATTGTATCGCTAATTGTCGCAAGCGCTATTGGGCTGATCCCACCTAAAATAGCAGGCTATACGATTGATCATATCCAATTCGAAACATTAACAGCGCAATTGTTGACTGCGATTATTGTTGGTTATGCGCTATTAATTATTATCCATTATTCGATTTCGTTTCTATGGGATTACACGTTGTTTAGTGGGGCCGTCATATTAGAAAAGTGGATGCGCAGTAAGCTGATGCAGCACTTTCTGGAGATGACCCCAACATTTTTTAGTAAATATCGCACGGGAGATTTGATGGCCCGCAGTACAAATGATTTAAAGGCAATTAGCTTAACAGCTGGCTTTGGTGTGCTAACGCTTGTAGATTCAAGTATTTTTATGTTGATGATTATTGCCATGATGGGTTTTACTATTAGCTGGCAATTAACATTCGCTGCACTTATTCCATTGCCGATAATGGCAATTGTTATGAATAAATATGGGGCAGCTATTCATGAGCGATTTTCAAAAGCACAAGCAGCATTTGGAGAGATGAATAATGAAGTGCTAGAGTCGATAAAAGGTGTTCGCGTTATTCGAGCATTTGTTCAAGAAAAGCAAGATGCAAAGCGATTTCTACAGCGAACAACAGATGTATATGATAAAAATATTGCTGTCGCAAAAATTGATGCATTATTTGAGCCAACGATGAAAATTTTAGTTGGATTATCCTATACGATTGGACTCGGATATGGTGCATTTCTCGTTTTTGAAAATGTCCTGACGCTAGGTGATTTAGTTACGTTTAATGTCTATTTAGGAATGCTGATCTGGCCTATGTTTGCAGTAGGAGAGTTAATTAATGTATTACAACGTGGAAATGCGTCGTTGGATCGTGTAAACCATATATTAAATTATGAAGCCGATGTAACAGATCGAAATGTCTCTGCACATGTGAAAGCGATAGAGTCTGTCACATTTAACAATGTATCATTCTCCTACCCAAACACAGATAAAAACCAATTACATCAGGTATCTTTTCAATTAAAACAGGGAGAAACGCTTGGAGTGGTAGGGAAAACAGGAGCAGGGAAAACCACATTATTTAAACTGCTGTTACGGCAATATCCTGGAGTCAAAGGAGAAATGAACATATCTGGAGTGAATATAAATAATCTTTCTTTAGACAGAATCCGTTCCTGGATTGGTTATGTTCCACAGGATCAAATGATGTTCTCCAAAACCATTCGAGAAAATATTCAGTTTGGCAAGGAGGATGCAACCGATGAAGAAATTTTTCGTGTTATGGAGCTAGCCCATTTCCTGGACGATATGAAACAACTCCCATATGGGTTAGATACACAAGTTGGAGAAAGCGGGGTTACTTTATCGGGCGGACAGAAACAAAGGGTTGCCTTAGCAAGAGCGTTTATTAAAAATCCAGAGCTTCTTATTTTAGATGATTCTTTATCAGCAGTAGACGGGAAAACGGAAGCGAAAATTCTAGAACATTTGCGTAAAGAGAGGCAAGCTAAAACGACCATTATTGCTGCCCATCGCTTATCTGCCGTAACACATGCAGATCATATTATTGTACTTTCCGATGGTGAAATTGCCGAACGAGGAACTCATGACCAATTAATGCAGCAACAAGGCTGGTATTACAACCAATATGTACAACAGCAACTTCAGGATATGGAGGTGACGCCATAA
- a CDS encoding anti-sigma factor domain-containing protein, with protein MNKGIIMEQRRKYMVVLTKDGAFYKAMPIKGVDIGMEVIFEPFSKRKKSMLLHRKKDYSSFLSFFAFISMILFFVLPFCFITENNKVYAYVGVHLNPSIEFELNQDLNVQSIRTTTHEAEQLTKQLMNYKDQHLTDVIRRIMEKTEEAGFTNKQKHMIVGISSLQEEDANLIESIRQELYPQPSDWEITTVYVPNEIRNLAEAREISMDELMTKTIMEEEPGLYNSSNIEMNMDDKDKALIQSFYNSEINHPSSVSDDRGNKQSHSTFLE; from the coding sequence GTGAATAAAGGGATCATCATGGAACAGCGCCGCAAGTATATGGTTGTATTGACAAAAGACGGCGCTTTTTACAAGGCTATGCCAATAAAAGGCGTAGATATAGGCATGGAGGTTATTTTTGAACCGTTTTCAAAACGAAAAAAATCCATGTTACTACATCGAAAGAAGGATTACAGTAGTTTTTTAAGTTTTTTTGCTTTTATAAGTATGATTTTATTTTTTGTCCTTCCATTTTGCTTTATTACTGAGAATAATAAAGTCTATGCATATGTTGGCGTTCATTTGAACCCTAGTATTGAATTTGAATTGAACCAAGATTTAAATGTGCAATCTATACGAACAACAACTCATGAAGCTGAACAGTTGACGAAACAATTGATGAATTATAAAGATCAACATTTGACAGATGTAATTCGACGAATTATGGAAAAAACAGAAGAAGCTGGATTTACAAATAAACAAAAACATATGATTGTTGGAATTAGCTCATTACAAGAGGAAGATGCAAATCTTATTGAGTCTATTAGGCAGGAGCTTTATCCTCAACCATCCGATTGGGAAATAACTACTGTTTATGTCCCAAATGAAATTAGAAATTTAGCAGAGGCACGAGAGATATCGATGGATGAGTTGATGACAAAGACAATTATGGAAGAAGAGCCTGGGCTTTATAATTCCTCAAACATTGAAATGAACATGGATGACAAAGATAAGGCACTTATACAATCTTTTTATAATTCTGAAATCAATCATCCGTCAAGCGTTTCAGATGATAGAGGAAATAAGCAAAGTCATTCCACCTTTTTGGAATGA
- a CDS encoding S1 family peptidase — protein MDNEKQQKRDVIDEDLYEEIDEEELYALVQEEREKALARAKEEKENKQSKRPFPKWMFWLIAFILLFNVAALIPRTFSIPAIDFLFTSAKLSLQDDIQAYKQAVVTIETTDSKGTGFSISSDGVILTKHHVVEGEENVTVAFSDNGLFEAEVKEVYPSVDLAVLQTNAKNVPFLELADEAVIERDQPIRFIGNPLNFNGIANEGTIIDYTLLTSWEEEVVMIKAPVYRGNSGSPVLNEAGKVIGIIFATLDHKKHGRVGLFYPIDYYYKYTTSSGR, from the coding sequence ATGGATAATGAAAAGCAACAAAAGCGGGACGTTATAGATGAAGATTTATACGAAGAAATAGACGAAGAAGAACTTTATGCACTCGTACAGGAGGAAAGGGAAAAAGCGCTGGCAAGGGCAAAGGAAGAGAAGGAGAATAAGCAGTCAAAACGTCCATTTCCTAAATGGATGTTTTGGCTGATTGCCTTTATTCTTTTATTCAATGTTGCTGCTCTTATTCCTCGAACGTTTTCTATTCCAGCCATTGATTTCTTATTTACGTCGGCTAAGTTATCGTTGCAGGATGATATACAAGCTTACAAACAAGCAGTGGTAACGATTGAAACAACGGACTCAAAAGGAACAGGTTTTTCCATTTCTTCCGATGGCGTGATTTTAACCAAGCACCATGTTGTGGAAGGAGAAGAAAACGTTACTGTAGCTTTTTCAGACAATGGTTTATTTGAAGCGGAAGTGAAAGAAGTATATCCTTCCGTCGATTTAGCTGTTTTGCAAACAAATGCCAAAAATGTACCGTTTCTGGAATTAGCAGATGAGGCTGTTATTGAACGAGATCAACCGATTCGTTTTATTGGGAATCCATTAAATTTTAATGGCATTGCTAATGAAGGAACTATCATTGACTATACATTACTTACTTCTTGGGAGGAAGAAGTCGTCATGATAAAAGCTCCTGTATATCGAGGGAATAGCGGCAGCCCAGTATTGAATGAAGCCGGTAAAGTAATTGGGATTATTTTTGCAACTCTCGATCATAAAAAGCATGGGCGAGTAGGCTTATTTTATCCAATCGATTATTACTATAAGTATACAACAAGCAGTGGACGATGA